gggttgggaaagctctccgcttgctccccaccattgtaagtggctacccggctcggacggggaccatatacgcaggagggagaaacccctgggtctgtaactctagtAACTGTCTGTGGGAGAcagaacacttcttccaattgcctggtTTAGGGCtatgggagcgagaggaggagctgcgatggccggccatgatgggacggatttttccgggcgcgctccgatggatactcgctgagggagaatggtgtgatctggatctgaggatccccggccctttaaatagacgatttactcacatggttagggtggcaagtgtaaaaatgccccgacttctcgcattcgctcgacacgtggaggatagccattattaggcgcagaagccaaggagtgcaacattcatgggaagccggacactactcgtcaggtactcagaatttggagaagaacccgccttgcaatgccgaagacaatctgcacgccggactcatcgtcattgaagcctggttcaggggctactgagggagtcctggattagggggtcctcggacagccggactatatactttggccggactattggactatgaagatacaagattgaagacttcgtcccgtgtccgggtaggactctccttggcgtggaaggcaagcttggcaattcggatatatagatctcctcccttgtaaccaactctgtgtaaccctagccccctccggtgtctatataaaccggagggtttagtccgtaggacaacaacaatcataatcataggctaccTTCTAGGgcttagcctctacgatctcgtggtagatcaactcttgtaatactcatatcatcaagatcaatcaagcaggaagtagggtattacctccatcgagagggcccgaacctgggtaaacattgtgtcccctgcctcctgttaccatccgccttagacgcacagttcgggaccccctacccgagatccgccggttttgacaccgacagtgaccgccaccaaagaagctCCGGGTcgacgacgggctggctcctcactaAGCTGCGCTCACCAGAAGGTAGCACAACCCAGTACCAGCctggcggagcccagtcccggacatggccacTCGGCTCAACCAGgagtcctccgccgagtcgacgacgaggatgcgggataggcatcgtcgacgtcgagaacaaaatgcttaattatgaaaacaaaattaataaacacttagcaaaatttggcatgacctttgctaaaaacatgacatatcgagcgcctgaaatttgccagaacATAAACGAATCGACAtttctggcaaaacataggccactcggaaaaATTTGACATGTCcaaaatgtgacatgttcaaaatatgacatgtccactgcaaatttgcatataacaggaaaaattgctttaactaaaaaaaataacaacaattgctttaactaaaaaaataccTAGAATTCTGTTAACTACACCTAAAACAACTAAAACACCTAAAATTCTGTTAACTACACCTAAAACTACTAAAACACCTAAAATTCTTTTACATACACTTAAAACACCTAAATTCTATTAACTACACCTAATTAAAAACCTAGCTAAATTTCTGTCCTAACTTtaaaacctagctaaattcaAAAACCTAGGGTTCATACGAATTAACTAGGGTTCATACCTAATCTGTCCTAGCTAGGGTTCGATCATAACCTACATTATTCTAATAACCTACATTTTTCAACTACATAGGATTCAAAATAACTACTCTAATAACTATAActagggagggagggaggaggaggaaggagtgAGGAGTATATCTCGGTGGAGGAGGGCCGGTGCAGGAGGAGAGCTGGCGCGGGGGCCGGGGAggccggcgggggaggaggccgACGATGGGGAGGGCGGCCGGCAGGGAGGAGGGCCGGCGCGGGCGGCCGAAGCAGGGAGGAGGGCCGGCGCGGGGGACGGCAGCATGCGGGGGTCGACGGTAGCGCGCGGGGGATTGAGGGAGGAGTGTGGAGTGTGAGTGAGCTGAGTGAGATGAGGCCGGGCCGGGGGCGCGCGCGGGAGAGGGAGTGGGCTTAACAGCAGCGCCGGCAATGGGctagcgctactgctaagcccacTAGCTGTAGCGTTGGCGCAAAACACACGCTACAGCTAAGTGGCCTGCCCTTTGGCCCCGGCGGCCCGCTAAACAGCAGCGCGGCCCGCTCCAAGCAGCGCTGCTGCTACTCAGTAGCAGTAGCGCCCGTTTTGGCCGGCGCTACTGGTAAATACCAGTAGCGTGGGTGCCCAAACAGGCGCTACTACCAAAATTCTAtgtataagcattttcctagtagtggtatCATCTGAGATAAAAATCCCCTTCTCCACAAGGACTGTCCAGGACCGGCTACATCTAAAACTCACCATCACTTCACATCACTGCAGCTGGGTTTCTCTAGGTAAATaccattgatgtctactacgcaaccttcttcttgtagatgttgttgggcctccaagtgtagaggtttgtaggacagtagcaaatttccctcaagtggatgacctaaggtttatcaatccgtgggaggcgtaggatgaagatggtctctctcaagcaaccctgcaaccaaataacaaagagtctcttgtgtcccgacacacccaatacaatggtaaattgtataggtgcactagttcggcgaagagatggtgatacaagtgcaatatggatggtagatataggtttttgtaatatgaaaatataaaaacagcaaggtaacaagtggtaaaagtgagcgtaaacggtattgcaatgctaagaaacaaggcctagggttcatactttcactagtgcaagttctctcaacaataataatataattggatcatataactatccctcaacatgcaacaaagagtcactccaaagtcagtaatagcggagaacaaacgaagagattattttagggtacgaaaccacctcaaagttattctttcggatcgatctatcatagagttcgtactagaataacaccttaagacgcaaatcaaccaaaatcctaatgtcacctacatactccaatttcacctcaagtatctgtgtgtttgattatacgatatgcatcacacaatctcagattcatctatttaaccaacacaaagaacttcgaagagtgccccaaagtttctactggagagtcaagacgaaaacgtgtggcaacccctatgcataagttcacaaggtcactgaacccgcaagttgatcaccaaaacatacatcaagtgaatcacgtgatatcccattgtcaccacagataagcacatgcaagacatacatcaagtgttctcaaatccttgaagactcaatccgataagatcacttcaaagggaaaactcaatccattacaagagagtagagggggagaaacatcataagatccaactataatagcaaagctcgcgatacatcaagatcgtaccatctcaagaacacgagagagagagagagagagagagagagagatcaaacacatagctgctggtacataccctcagccccgagggtgaactactccctcctcgtcatggagagcgccgggatgatgaagatggccaccagtgagggttcccccctccggcagggtgccggaacagggtcccgattggtttttggtggctacagaggcttgcggcggcggaactcccgatctattctgttcctcgatatttttagggtatatggatatatatataggtgaaagaagtcagtcaggggagccacgagggtggggggcgcgcccagggggcaggcacgcctccctgcctcgtggccacctcgaagcttccctgacgtctactccaagtctcctggattgcttccattcaaaaagtaactctcccgaaggtttcattccgtttggactccgtttgatattccttttctttgaaacactgaaataggcaagaaaacagcaatttgggctgggcctccggttaataggttagtcccaaatataatataaacatgtttagtaaagcccataaacatccaaaatagataatataatagcatgaatacttcataaattatagatacgttggagacgtatcagcatccccaagcttaatttgctcgtcctcgagtaggtaaatgataaaagaaataatttatgaagtgtgaatgctaccaggtgcacaagtttgatcaatgataatttcattcaccttttctagcatcatcatttgtcataacagtagctcatcccATAAATcctttcatgatcaagtaacaaactattcacatgttaaagtatagatcataaactttcttgaaaactaacaaaccgtgttattagtcattaaacaattacaattcatcttattttcaggaagagtctatgtcagagctttgattcagcaaacttcacatactcaactatcatttagtctttcacaattgctaacactcacgcgatatttatgggttcaaagttttaatcagacacagagaaagataggggcttatagattctcctcccaaccttttacctcaagggtaatgtcaacaataatagttcatgatgccttacatccaattggatatatatatatatatatatatatatatatatatatatatatatatatatatatatatatatatatatatatatatatatatatatcaggatctttccaacacaatgtgcttgccaaaggataaaatgtaaaaaggaaaggtgaagatcaccatgactcttgcataaggtataggacaagaataaaagataggcccttcgcagagggaagcagaggttgtcatgtgcttttatagttggatgcacaaaatcttaatgcgaaagaacgtcactttatattgccacttgtgatagggacctttattatgcagtctgtcgcttttattgcttccacatcacaagatcgtatacaTCTTATTTtatccacactaatagatcatacatatttagagagcaatttttattgcatgcaccgacgacaacttacttgaaggatcttagtcaatccataggtaggtatggtggactctcatggcaatactggtttaagggatgtttggaagcacaagtagtatctctacttggtgcaaagaattggctagcatgagggataaaggcaagctcagcatgttgaatgatccatgacaatatactttatttcggatataagaaaacataacccattacgttgtcttccttgtccaacatcaaccttttagcatgtcatattttaatgagtgctcacaattataaaaggtgtccaagatagtatatttatatgtgaaatctctcttccctcaatattctttcatgaattgttcaagtgaccaatacaatgtttgctaaccttcaataaatttaccacctctacttcttatatgtgaagtcattactccccatgggataagcatataaaacatatataatttcagatttatgatattcgctcattcaactatttactcataggatataagtgaagcacacgagtaaatgacaaactactccaaaaagatataagtgaagatcaatgagtagttaaataattatgtagctatgtgaagactctctctcattgaagaatttcagatcttgatattttattcaaacagcgagcaaaacaaaataaaatgacattctaagaatagcaaacatcacgtgaagaagcaaaaacttaggatcaactgatactaaccgatagttgtcgaagaagaaaggtgggaagccaaccggggcatccccaagcttagacgcttgagacttcttgaaatattatcttgggatgccttgggcatccccaagcttgagcttttgtgtctcattaattcctctcatatcacggtcttcctaaatctcaaaagcttcatccacacaaaactcaacaaggactcgtgagataagttagtataaaccaatgcaaaaaccttatcatacccTAGAAAATcgctaaaattattattcaacattgcatactaaatgcctctgcatatttaatagtcctatcctcaaatataatcattaaagaagcaaacataaatcaatctgcctaaacaggacagtctgtaaagaaggcagcaagatccatacttccctagctccaaaaattatgaaagaaaattcccactgtagtaaatttatcagagattATTATGCAAAGGTTTCAAcgttttatcacattctgacttttctagggaatttttgcaacagcggtaaactttctgttttcaaacagcaacatgtagacttgtaaaataagcatagtaaaggctatcaatgccacttttattgaaataaaagatgcaaaacattattctaaataaaagcaagcaaatcctaacagaataaattgatgctccaagcaaaaaacatatcatgtggtgaataaaaatatagctccaagtaatgttaccgatgaacgaagacgaaagaggggatgccttccggggcatccccaagcttaggctcttggtcatccttgaatattgccttggggtgccttgggtatccccaagattaggctcttgccactccttatttcatagttcatcgaatctttacccaaaacttgaaaacttcacaacacaaaactcaacagaaaactcgtaagctccgttagtataagaaaataaaaccaccacttaggtactgttgttaACTCGCTCTAAATTCatgttggtgtaatatctactgtattccaacttatctatggttcataccctcctatactactcatagattcatcaaaataaggaaacaacacatagaaaacagaatctgtcaaaaacagaacagtatgtagtaatctgtatcaaacgtatacttctggaactctaaaaattctgaaataaattggtagacctgaggaatttgtctattaatcatctgcaaaaagaataaactTAAAATCGCtatccagtaaaaaatggcagctaatcttgtgagcgctaaagtttctattttttacagcatgatcataaagacttcacccaagtcttcccaaaggttctacttggcacaaacactaattaaaacataaaaccgcatctaaccagaggctagatggattatttattactaagcaggagcaaaaggcaaagaactaaaataaaattgggttgcctcccaacaagcgctaacgtttaacgcccctagctaggcatgatgatttcattgatgctcacataaaagataagaatagaaacataaagagagcatcatgaaaaatatgactagcacatttaagtctaacccacttcctatgcatagggattttgtgagcaaacaacttatgggaacaataatcaactagcataggaaggcaaaacaagcataactttaaaattttaagcacatagagaggaaacttgatattattgcaattcctacaagcatatgttcctccctcataataattttcagtagcatcatgaatgaattcaacaatataaccagcacctaaagcattcttttcatgatctacaagtatagaaaatttactactctctacataagcaaaattcttctcattgggaatagtagtgggagcaaactcaacaaaataattatcatgtgaggcataatccaattgaaaatcatgatgacaagtttcatggttatcattattttTAATAGCATAgaagtcatcacaataatcatcatagatagcaactttgttctcataaccaattggaacctcttccgaaataatggattcatcactaaataaagtcatggcctctccaaatccactttcataattatcacaataagattcaacaccctccaaaatagtgggatcattacttcctaaagttgacactcttccaaacccactttcatcaatataatcatcataaataggaggcatgctatcatcacaataaatttgctcatcaaaacttgggggacaaaaaatatcatcttcatcaaacatagcttccccaagcttgtggctttgcatatcattagcatcatgggtattcaaggaattcatactaacaacattgaaatcatgctaatcattcaaatatttagtgccaaacattctaatgcattcttcctctagcaattgagcacaattatcggaatccttattttcacgaaagacattaaaaagatgaagcatatgaggcaccctcaattccattttttgtagttttcttttataaactaaactagtgataaaacaagaaactaaaagattcgattgcaagatctaaagatataccttcaagcactaacctccccggcaacggcgccagaaactgcttgatgtctactacgcaaccttcttcttgtagacgttgttgggcctccaagtgcagaggtttgtaggacagtagaaaatttccctcaagtggatgacctaaggtttatcaatccgtgggaggcgtaggatgaagatggtctctctcaagcaaccctgcaaccaaataacaaagagtctcttgtgtccccaacacacccaatacaatggtaaattgtataggtgcactagttcggcgaagagatggtgatacaagtgcactatggatggtagatataggtttttctaatctgaaaatataaaaacagcaaggtaacaagtggtaaaagtgagtgtaaacggtattgcaatgctaggaaacaaggcctagggttcatactttcactagtgcaagttctctcaacaataataacataattggatcatataactatccctcaacatgcaacaaagagtcactccaaagtcactaatagcggagaacaaacgaagagattattgtagggtacgaaaccacctcaaagttattctttcggatcgacctatcatagagttcgtactagaataacaccttaagacgcaaatcaaccaaaaccctaatgtcacctagataatccaatgtcacctcaagtatctgtgggtttgattatacgatatgcatcacacaatctcagatatatctattcaaccaacacaaagaacttcaaagcgtgccccaaagtttctactggagagtcaagacgaaaatgtgtgccaacccctatgcataagttcacaaggtcactgaacccgcaagttgatcaccaagaaatacatcaagtgaatcacgtgatatcccattgtcaccacagataagcacatgcaagacatacatcaagtgttctcaaatccttaaagactcaattcgataagatcacttcaaagggaaaaatcaatccattacaagagaggagagggggagaaacatcataagatccaactataatagcaaagctcgtgatacatcaagatcataccatctcaagaacaagagagagagagatcaaacacatagctactggtacataccctcagccccgagggtgaactactccctcctcatcatggagagcgccgggatgatgaagatggcccccggtgagggatcccccctctggcagggtgccgtaacagggtcccgattggtttttggtggctacagaggcttgcggcggcggaactcccgatctattctgttcctcgatgtttttagggtatatggatatatataggcgaaagaagtcggtcaggggagccacgagggtggggggcgcgcccagggggggcaggcgcgcctccctgcctcgtggccacctcgaagcttccctgacgtctactccaagtctcctggatcgcttccgttccaaaaataactctcccgaaggtttcattccgtttggactccgtttgatattccttttcttcgaaacactgaaataggcaagaaaacagcaatttgggccgggcctccggttaataggttagtcccaaaaataatatagaagtgtttagtaaagcccataaacatccaaaacagataatataatagcatgaatacttcataaattatagatacgttggagacgtatcaaccatctTTTGTTCCAGGAAAATAACATTGCCTCCCACATGCATGATCGCTATCTATAGTTCCAGGACATGCTGTTTCTTGAAGGTGTTTAGGCTGCTTTGAGCTAGTCATCCACACAGTGTCATCTTAGATTCAAATAAATTTTATAAGAACCAACCTTTTTGATTCAAACGAATTCCATGGAGTTTTTTTTTGAGAGACCagacagtgggagaggctcccactgtgTTTGTATTACTCAAAAATAGAATACAATGTACATGGTGCAGTTACAGGGTGCTTATCCTCCACTTTGGGAGGGATTAGCAGCTACTTTATTATGGTGGAAGAGTCAAGGAGGTTCAAAGTTTTGTACAAAGGAGAGAATAAAGTCTCTCTTATCAGTCTTAGTTCTATGCTAGAGGAGGCTAAAATCATGCTTAAAACGCTCAAGCCAGGAGAGCAAAGTGGGGGCGATGTTTCTGAAGTGCTTGTTATTCCTCTCTTTCCAGATACTCCAAGCTGCCTGTAGGAATATTTCCATGAACATGGGTTTGTTCCGATTTTTTGCTGCGTGACTAATCCATTGAAGTCTGGATCCAGTGTCTTGCCATGTGATCCCAAGGATGGACCAACATTGTTTACTGGAAGGGCATTGGAAGACCATATGTcactaaaaaaatacacttccgtgatggtaCGTAGCCCCGGGCGTTCGGTCTTTTCGGTTTGTTCGGTCCGGTCTTTTCGGTCTTTCAAAATTTCGGTCTCCCATAATTGAAGACCGATATAATTTCGGTCTTTTCGGTTATTCACTATTCGGTCTTTACTATTCGGTCTTCGGTCCTGACCAAATAGACCAAATTAAATGCTAGAACCCAGATTTATGTTACTTCCAGTACCAATTGTATACAAACTACATAGAGTAAAGAGGTACATGTGTGCAGAAAGCTGTGTGTATAGAGATAACATATGTCTGTAAATTGGCGCATGTGTACATAAGAAAAATTCAAACAAGTAACACTTGTATGTACAGTACACCATATGAAAATCTTTACATAGAAAATTAGCACTATATATAATCACCACTTCACCAGCAACAAGATCCATGCATGCATACTCATTTATATTTGACACCAGAAAGTAAGAAGATCCAGTAACATCAGCGGATCAGCCCATGGAGTCGACAGGCAGCAAACACCATCACCACTTAGTACTTGACAACATTGAACTTGACATGAAACAAATCAAGTTTAGTACATGCTTTCAATTCAGCAGCAAACAACAAACATTAAGGTCTCACACTCTCACTCTCAGTTCTCAATTCTCAAGTCTCAAGTCACAAATCAAAAGCAAAAGATGATAACTAAAACAACATACATTCAACATGATTTTAGTTCAGCCATGAGTAGACGTGGATGTCACTTTGTTGGTCAACTTGCACACTTGTTTGACTTGGCCATGGAAGAAGAAACAACACCACCATTGAACTTGCGCTTTCCCTTCACCTTGTCACCAAATTCTTCAATCAACTCTACAACAAGTCAAGTATTCAATCAAATTTCATAATCTGCTAGCTATGGTGATATACTGATAGTGACAAATGCAATGTGATTTTGTTGAGATCTACTAGCTAGGTCTAGTTAATGAAGAAGTTTGTCAAGTCATGCATATAAAGTTCTCCATACATTGGTTTGGTACTGATGCATGTCATGCATATTAATATCTCTACAATAAAAAAACAAATGTATTGACAAGTTGGCTGAATTTTTTACCTTTTTCGAGCACTTCTAATTCTTCCAAGTTCTCCTTGATGTCGACCGGATCTGTTGACCTTCTCAGCCAGTCTTGCGTACAAACTAAAGCTTGCACCATAAATGGAGTTAGAGATGTCCTAAAGTCATCAAGTATGCGTCCACTTGTGCTAAAGGCAGATTCAGAAGCCACAGTTGTAATGGGGATAGCAAGAATATCACGAGCCATATTTGCCAAGATTGGAAACCTAGATGAATTCTCTTTCCACCATCCTAGGATGTCAATTTTTTGTCAGGGTCTTCAGAGtcttcagcaaggtatttttcaAGCTCAGATATACTACTTGCACTTCCTCCACTATTATTTTGCCTCAACCTACTTGCAATTAGTTCCTTCATCATACTTGCTCCTCCTCCTTCTATTGTTACTTGGATAATGGCTGGTGTTGTTGGTTCTGGTGTAGTCAATCTTACTCGGTATTCTTCAAACAACTCGCGAACACATTTGTTGACAGCATACCACACCTTCTCTCCAGACTCAACACCAAATATTTCCAAAGTAGCGAGCCTAGTGAAATCAGAAAGCTTATACCTTGGATCAAGAGCTGCAGCAATAAAAATGAGCAAGTTGAgattttccttctccttctcctccttctccttcttcttccctttcccTCTTTCATTTACAATAGGACCCTTATCCTTCACCTTTTCATTCTCATGCCAAGACCCCCAGTATTTGTCAAACTTTTCTTTCATCCTCTCTGCCATAGCTTTTTGCAAAGGATCTGTACTGCTCATCCAATTTTGAACCAATATGTGTATATTGCCAACCTCGAAAAGAAAGTTGTTGGAAGTGACATGAAGTGAGGATGACACACGAACAGTAAGATCATAAAAATGAGCAAGAAAGGCAGCCATTTTCCTAGCATTTTCCCAATCCATTTCATCTGGATACCCAAATCCTCCTTTTTCTTCAGACAAGTCCAACGCATACAATGGGTCATCCTCATAGTACCTTGTAAACACCTTCGCGTAGGTGATGGCAGCCTTCAACATTATGTAAGTTGAGTTCCACCGAGTGCATACATCTAGGTTCAAGAATGCTTTGCTCTTAACTTTTTCTTCCAATGCTAGCTCTTTGAATTTTACCAACCGAGAAGTCCCATTCTTGATAGATCGCACAGCAGCTCGGACACGTTTGATTGAAAGTTCAACTTCTTTTAGGCCATCTTGTACAATAAGGTTGACAATATGTGCCGCACATCTCATATGCAAAAACTTTCCAGCAGCTATGCTAGTTTTGGCCTCAACCATGCACTTTCTCAAGTGAACAATGGAGCCATCATTATTGCTTGCATTATCCACGGTGACTGTCATAACTCTCTCTAGCCCCCATTCCATCAAACATCTCTGCAAGTTCTTCCCAAGGTCCTTCCCTTTGTGGCCCTTCACCATAATGAACTTAATAATCTTCTTATGATACTTCCACTCTTCATCAATGAAGTGTGCAGTCACTACCATATAGCCATCTTGCTGCTGAGAAGTCCAACAATCAGTGGTTACACACACACTTCCACAATTCTCTTTGAAAAACTTTTTCAACTTGCATTTCTCATCTAGATAGATTTTGACAGTGTCCCTAGTACAAGTTCTTCTTGATGGTGGACTAAAGCGGGGGCAAGCGACTGAAATGAACTTTCTGAATCCAGATTTCTCACCAAATGCAAAAGGCAGTTCATCCTCCATGACCATCACAGCAAATGCCTTCCTAACTTTTTTTGCATCATATCTCCAAGTATTAATGCCATCTCCTGGAGTTGCTTGCAAAGTGGTCTGATTTGGATCCATTTTCTTATTCGGACTGCGCTTGCATGTACCAAAGTGCCTGCGCattgctgttgttccattgattGATGTAGTAGCTTGAATTGGTCGGCCACAATACTTGCATTTTCCTTCCTTTACTAACCCCTTGTCATCAAAAACTTTGGTAAAATGCTCCCAGATTTGTGATCTTGACGCCATTTGCTTCCGTCCTTTTGGCTTGTCATCTTGAGCAGCTTCTGGATTGGCACCTTCACCAACTTTTGcttcggcatcttc
The Aegilops tauschii subsp. strangulata cultivar AL8/78 chromosome 3, Aet v6.0, whole genome shotgun sequence genome window above contains:
- the LOC109749776 gene encoding zinc finger BED domain-containing protein RICESLEEPER 2, which gives rise to MLSILESEHDEGLKDKDDAFMSVDAEVDAETDAEAGDESFLRSIIEDEDAEAKVGEGANPEAAQDDKPKGRKQMASRSQIWEHFTKVFDDKGLVKEGKCKYCGRPIQATTSINGTTAMRRHFGTCKRSPNKKMDPNQTTLQATPGDGINTWRYDAKKVRKAFAVMVMEDELPFAFGEKSGFRKFISVACPRFSPPSRRTCTRDTVKIYLDEKCKLKKFFKENCGSVCVTTDCWTSQQQDGYMVVTAHFIDEEWKYHKKIIKFIMVKGHKGKDLGKNLQRCLMEWGLERVMTVTVDNASNNDGSIVHLRKCMVEAKTSIAAGKFLHMRCAAHIVNLIVQDGLKEVELSIKRVRAAVRSIKNGTSRLVKFKELALEEKVKSKAFLNLDVCTRWNSTYIMLKAAITYAKVFTRYYEDDPLYALDLSEEKGGFGYPDEMDWENARKMAAFLAHFYDLTVRVSSSLHVTSNNFLFEVGNIHILVQNWMSSTDPLQKAMAERMKEKFDKYWGSWHENEKVKDKGPIVNERGKGKKKEKEEKEKENLNLLIFIAAALDPRYKLSDFTRLATLEIFGVESGEKVWYAVNKCVRELFEEYRVRLTTPEPTTPAIIQVTIEGGGASMMKELIASRLRQNNSGGSASSISELEKYLAEDSEDPDKKLTS